A portion of the Bacillus thuringiensis genome contains these proteins:
- a CDS encoding CpsD/CapB family tyrosine-protein kinase — MSMFRTKKQLPFDLHDDLMKEQFYTVYHELKKSGKQLFTVSSTKDRGVVASLIVNMGLVFAEMKKKVLLIDVNFSDPKLHVLLQSDHMITVNDIISSSPCNYESFSSNLSKYLYCIPAKKTVHTGTPLVAMDEFDNAIAKWKEDFDYIFFYSSEVFELPATHIIAGKCDGVVLAVKKRKDSLRTVQKVIADINRKECELIGIILYS, encoded by the coding sequence ATGTCGATGTTTAGGACAAAGAAACAGCTGCCATTCGATTTGCATGATGATCTGATGAAAGAGCAGTTTTATACGGTGTATCACGAGTTGAAAAAATCTGGAAAACAACTGTTCACAGTTAGTTCAACGAAGGACAGAGGGGTTGTTGCCTCGCTTATAGTAAATATGGGTCTAGTGTTTGCGGAAATGAAGAAAAAGGTATTACTTATTGATGTGAATTTTTCTGACCCTAAACTACATGTATTATTACAAAGTGATCACATGATAACAGTAAATGATATCATAAGCTCTTCCCCCTGTAATTATGAATCTTTTTCTAGTAATTTGTCTAAATACTTATATTGTATTCCTGCAAAAAAAACAGTACACACAGGGACGCCCTTAGTTGCTATGGATGAATTTGATAATGCGATTGCTAAGTGGAAAGAAGATTTTGATTACATTTTCTTTTATTCTTCTGAAGTATTTGAGCTTCCTGCTACGCACATTATTGCAGGGAAATGCGATGGAGTGGTCTTAGCAGTTAAAAAGCGAAAAGATTCACTACGTACAGTGCAAAAAGTAATAGCTGATATAAATAGGAAAGAATGTGAATTAATAGGTATAATTTTATATTCTTGA
- a CDS encoding O-antigen ligase family protein: MENNMKVSMGWIILLILFVMLSKYNLYIGFSLKIYMIFLVIYFCLTIKNFHIQKLYFHEVVFLLFYFIYCLSGILSMYLNASIRMIFGVLLVLGCYFIMRNLLGNTEIVVLESSIAYVGVVFNVVSLILYIIGLQYFSLYGGEEREIFAGLLVDRGYPRLIGLLDDPNIFIFYNTIFFMYYMTNLQNITNILGLILCVTTSLLTFSRGGILALVLVVFVYICMSSFAKKIKIIMSLVLFSVVIFSLSNSVIGGQLDDILNKRISDFSHDNGSGRFTLWEAAFKYYLSNPYIGIGAFNFSNYYEYQFNEKLYVHNTFLEILSESGTIGFLLYSAFLFILMFKLAQHTLFREKPYLLLTMIAFLFQMMSLSLIINEAFFLFLAVVVKYISIYEGRGKIDGKMSIST; the protein is encoded by the coding sequence ATGGAAAATAATATGAAAGTATCGATGGGATGGATTATTCTTCTAATATTATTTGTTATGTTAAGTAAATACAATTTATATATTGGATTTTCATTGAAGATATATATGATTTTTTTAGTCATATATTTTTGTTTAACAATTAAAAACTTTCATATTCAAAAGTTATATTTTCATGAAGTTGTATTTTTACTGTTTTATTTCATTTATTGTTTAAGTGGAATTCTTTCTATGTATTTAAATGCTAGTATTCGTATGATTTTTGGCGTGCTACTCGTTTTAGGATGCTATTTTATAATGAGGAATTTATTGGGGAATACTGAAATAGTGGTACTTGAATCATCTATTGCTTATGTAGGAGTAGTATTTAATGTTGTAAGTCTAATACTCTATATAATCGGTTTACAATACTTTAGTTTATACGGTGGAGAAGAGAGAGAAATTTTTGCTGGGTTATTAGTGGATAGAGGATATCCACGGTTAATTGGATTGCTAGATGATCCTAACATTTTTATTTTCTATAATACAATATTTTTTATGTACTATATGACGAATTTACAAAATATCACTAACATCCTAGGGTTAATTTTATGTGTTACGACGAGTCTATTAACCTTTTCAAGGGGTGGTATATTAGCGCTTGTGCTTGTCGTTTTTGTATATATATGTATGTCTAGTTTCGCCAAAAAAATAAAAATAATTATGAGTTTAGTATTGTTTAGTGTAGTTATTTTTAGTTTATCGAACAGTGTAATCGGGGGCCAATTAGATGACATATTAAATAAACGAATTTCTGATTTTTCTCATGATAATGGAAGTGGTAGATTTACATTATGGGAAGCTGCTTTTAAATATTATTTATCCAATCCATATATTGGAATTGGTGCTTTTAACTTTTCGAATTATTATGAGTATCAATTTAATGAAAAATTATATGTACACAATACATTTTTAGAAATTTTGTCTGAATCGGGTACAATTGGTTTTCTTCTATATAGCGCGTTTTTATTCATATTAATGTTCAAGTTAGCGCAGCATACTTTGTTTCGTGAAAAACCATATCTTCTATTGACTATGATTGCATTTTTATTTCAGATGATGTCATTGTCACTCATTATTAACGAAGCGTTCTTTTTATTTTTAGCAGTTGTTGTGAAGTATATTTCAATATATGAAGGAAGGGGAAAGATAGATGGTAAAATGTCTATCAGCACATAA
- a CDS encoding glycosyltransferase family 2 protein, giving the protein MVKCLSAHNEPPYVSVITPSYNSIRFIGETISSVQNQSYENWEMIIVDDCSTDQSAAKIKEIIEGDSRIRLLSLKENVGAAKARNLAIKEARGRYIAFLDSDDIWLPHKLKTQLLFMEEMNIAFSYASYSLIDENGNELNREVSAPKSVDYHYLVGNTIIGCLTVMIDREKIPYVEMPSIQPEDTALWLNLLHEGYEAKGIQQVLAKYRIVTNSVSRNKIRAAFRYWKLLREQERLNSVQIFYYFSKYAYHAYKKNKINVVGKTQL; this is encoded by the coding sequence ATGGTAAAATGTCTATCAGCACATAACGAGCCGCCTTATGTTTCTGTAATAACACCTTCTTATAATAGTATACGATTTATAGGTGAGACAATTTCATCTGTACAGAATCAATCGTATGAAAACTGGGAAATGATTATCGTTGATGACTGTTCAACCGACCAATCTGCCGCAAAAATTAAAGAGATAATAGAAGGAGACTCACGAATTAGGTTATTATCATTAAAAGAAAATGTCGGTGCTGCTAAAGCTCGGAATTTAGCGATCAAAGAGGCAAGAGGAAGGTACATTGCCTTTTTAGATAGTGATGATATATGGTTGCCACATAAATTGAAGACACAATTGTTATTTATGGAAGAAATGAATATTGCTTTTTCATATGCGTCGTATAGTTTAATTGATGAAAATGGTAATGAATTAAATCGCGAAGTGAGTGCACCAAAATCTGTTGACTATCATTATTTAGTAGGAAATACAATTATCGGTTGTTTAACAGTGATGATTGATCGTGAAAAAATTCCATATGTCGAAATGCCTAGTATACAGCCGGAAGATACAGCGTTATGGCTGAACTTATTACATGAAGGGTATGAAGCAAAAGGGATACAGCAAGTGTTAGCAAAATATAGAATTGTTACAAATTCTGTTTCTAGAAATAAAATTAGAGCAGCTTTCCGGTATTGGAAATTGTTAAGGGAACAAGAACGACTGAATTCGGTGCAAATTTTTTACTATTTTAGTAAGTATGCTTATCATGCTTATAAAAAAAATAAAATCAATGTAGTTGGGAAGACGCAATTATGA
- a CDS encoding glycosyltransferase family 4 protein, with translation MNILLMTDKLITGGAESYFCKLESNLRYDDFKIYTAAGDGELYESLTRKENFILLSRWNHLRNIYYLRNEICKRKIELIHANSLRMVLYAFLIQKFIKKKIKIVYTKHNVTILEKKMPTLFRYFMNKYVNNIITVSEFEKNNLISIHVAEEKINTIYNGVDIEKFLFQQKKKESTYKIGILARLSKEKNHQLFVKIANVLKKRNDFMFYIAGDGPEKESIMKEIEKYGLQQSVKMLGNISEPHEFIGNMDALLLLSFREVFPMVVIEAMATGTPIVSIDVGGIHEAVIDGESGVLISEYCESEFASALEELQGNEEKVNDIRLKAREKAVRYFSLTKMIEETKNIYELNK, from the coding sequence ATGAATATACTGTTGATGACAGATAAATTGATAACTGGCGGAGCTGAGAGCTATTTCTGTAAATTGGAAAGTAATTTGCGTTATGATGATTTTAAGATTTATACAGCTGCAGGTGATGGAGAACTATATGAATCTCTTACTAGAAAAGAAAATTTTATATTACTTAGTCGATGGAATCATTTGAGAAATATTTATTATTTACGAAACGAAATTTGTAAACGAAAGATAGAGCTTATTCATGCAAATAGTTTGCGAATGGTATTATATGCTTTTCTAATTCAAAAGTTTATTAAAAAAAAGATAAAGATTGTTTATACGAAACATAATGTAACGATATTAGAAAAGAAAATGCCAACGCTTTTTCGTTATTTCATGAATAAATATGTAAACAATATTATTACAGTAAGTGAGTTTGAAAAGAATAATTTAATTTCAATTCATGTAGCAGAAGAAAAAATAAATACAATTTATAACGGTGTCGATATTGAAAAATTTTTATTCCAGCAGAAGAAGAAAGAATCTACATATAAAATAGGGATATTAGCTAGATTATCCAAAGAGAAAAACCATCAACTATTTGTAAAAATTGCAAATGTATTGAAAAAGAGAAATGATTTTATGTTTTATATTGCTGGTGATGGACCAGAGAAAGAATCGATTATGAAAGAAATAGAAAAATATGGATTGCAACAGAGTGTAAAGATGTTAGGGAATATTTCAGAGCCGCATGAGTTTATTGGGAATATGGATGCCTTACTTTTATTATCTTTTCGTGAAGTGTTTCCAATGGTAGTAATTGAAGCGATGGCTACAGGGACACCAATTGTTTCGATAGATGTTGGCGGAATACATGAAGCGGTAATAGATGGAGAATCAGGTGTTTTGATATCTGAATATTGCGAATCGGAATTTGCAAGTGCGCTTGAGGAACTACAAGGTAATGAAGAAAAGGTAAATGATATTAGATTGAAAGCACGAGAGAAAGCAGTGAGGTATTTCTCGTTAACTAAAATGATAGAAGAAACGAAAAATATATATGAATTAAACAAATGA
- a CDS encoding sugar transferase codes for MIRETNQAKLYTIPAQEKPSILNRSVKRLFDIIFSLILLLLTIPIMLFFCIMITLETSGAPIYFQERLGINGKKFNVFKLRSMVKDAEINGPQWAKEHDPRITKVGLFIRKTRIDELPQLLNILRGDMSFVGPRPEREFFYNEFDTYIPEFKDRLMVKPGLTGWAQINGGYNLDPKEKLRLDMEYIEMKTIRMDIRILCKTVLIVLNGNGAR; via the coding sequence ATGATTCGTGAAACAAATCAAGCCAAGTTGTATACGATTCCGGCTCAAGAGAAGCCTAGCATATTGAATCGAAGTGTAAAACGCTTGTTTGATATTATATTTTCACTCATATTGTTACTATTAACGATACCAATTATGTTGTTCTTTTGTATTATGATTACTTTAGAAACATCAGGGGCTCCAATTTACTTTCAAGAACGTTTAGGTATAAACGGGAAGAAGTTTAATGTATTTAAATTAAGGTCGATGGTAAAGGATGCTGAGATAAATGGCCCACAATGGGCAAAAGAACATGATCCAAGAATTACAAAAGTTGGATTGTTTATAAGGAAAACGAGAATTGATGAATTACCGCAACTTTTAAATATTTTAAGAGGAGATATGTCTTTTGTAGGCCCTAGACCAGAAAGAGAGTTTTTTTATAATGAATTTGATACGTATATTCCAGAATTTAAGGATCGTTTAATGGTAAAACCAGGATTAACAGGATGGGCACAAATAAATGGAGGATATAATCTTGATCCAAAGGAAAAGTTGAGGCTGGATATGGAGTATATTGAAATGAAAACGATTCGGATGGACATCCGTATTTTATGTAAGACCGTTTTAATTGTATTGAACGGTAATGGTGCAAGATAA
- a CDS encoding YveK family protein, whose product MKQEMSIKDFQQLLKRRFVTIILTMCCLTASLVLISMYVLKPSYQYSTQILVGNLDEFNKENSTNKTQENKQLVTSYVDILKSPLIISTVKKTLKLEQSSYELAQKISVVNTDNSQIVTVTVKDSNPKVVKDIVKTLAEQSQKSFQQYTNVQGVKVLTDPELQEQAEKLFPKFQLIIPISLIVSFFVGIGLAVFRDYFDERIYVEQDLEKITTVSVIGHINMKPNRKKKPTEFDKQSSIYRGEHVDV is encoded by the coding sequence TTGAAGCAAGAAATGAGTATAAAAGATTTTCAACAATTATTGAAAAGAAGATTCGTAACGATTATTTTAACGATGTGTTGTTTAACCGCTTCTTTAGTTCTTATCTCTATGTATGTTTTAAAGCCGTCATATCAATATTCAACGCAAATTCTTGTTGGGAATTTAGATGAGTTTAATAAGGAAAATTCAACAAATAAAACACAAGAAAATAAGCAACTAGTAACATCGTATGTCGATATTTTAAAAAGCCCATTAATTATTTCAACAGTCAAAAAAACTTTGAAATTAGAGCAATCAAGTTATGAATTAGCACAAAAAATCTCGGTGGTGAATACGGACAACTCACAAATTGTAACTGTTACAGTAAAAGATTCCAATCCGAAAGTCGTGAAAGACATTGTAAAGACATTGGCAGAGCAATCACAAAAAAGCTTTCAACAGTACACAAATGTACAAGGAGTGAAAGTATTGACTGATCCTGAGTTACAGGAACAGGCTGAAAAATTGTTTCCGAAATTTCAACTGATTATTCCTATTTCTTTAATTGTTAGTTTTTTTGTTGGGATAGGTTTAGCTGTATTTCGAGATTATTTTGATGAACGTATATACGTGGAACAGGATTTAGAGAAAATAACAACAGTCTCTGTTATTGGTCACATAAATATGAAACCGAATAGAAAAAAGAAACCTACAGAGTTTGATAAACAATCATCTATATATCGAGGTGAACATGTCGATGTTTAG
- a CDS encoding oligosaccharide flippase family protein: MGRSILNNIIHLFYSTILANLLQAVSLIILANFFNAQHYGMFSVAIAVTFVMLFFTDLGLSNTFLREGAKDGADLEKILSSYIKIRMILLIFISIIGYIAIHYMYADKNLIYMMINVMFFMLIGLTWQNIGIVYFQLTERMKYIALIKVVSASVVIIITCFCIFGELPVYVTARLYAFGYMMGGLFSIYTMRRKTKMNMNMKVVIHKALFWQLTPFIISGFLIMSTPQLAPILLNYTLPLSMVGVFAVAYRMPAALYQVPGVIAGAFFPVLFKHYNQNNIEEHTKLNLLQIKSMAIVGISMTIGLYHLAPYFISIFFHEEWSNAVEPLQILSFLIVLQSLNIAIADGLTTSGCQNKRTVVQCVALVIGGVMLYSFSSIGGVIGAAYAMVLFEIVALVGYIAVSVVKKKIVFQIVIPYTIYFGVTFIGVQYILHTYHLIALVLNILIVVAAIFLYDYELKKLLLSFIRKIRKKDYITKQGI, translated from the coding sequence ATGGGTAGATCTATTCTAAATAATATTATCCATCTATTTTATAGTACGATTTTAGCTAACCTTCTTCAGGCTGTCAGTTTAATTATTTTAGCAAACTTTTTTAACGCACAACATTATGGGATGTTTAGTGTTGCCATAGCAGTGACGTTTGTTATGTTATTTTTTACAGACTTAGGACTTAGTAATACGTTTCTTCGAGAAGGGGCAAAGGATGGGGCAGATTTAGAGAAGATTTTATCATCGTATATAAAAATAAGGATGATTTTACTTATTTTTATTTCTATCATCGGTTATATTGCTATTCATTATATGTATGCGGATAAAAATTTAATTTATATGATGATAAACGTAATGTTTTTCATGTTAATAGGATTAACTTGGCAAAACATAGGGATTGTCTATTTTCAACTGACGGAACGTATGAAGTATATAGCGCTCATAAAAGTTGTATCAGCATCAGTTGTCATTATAATTACATGTTTTTGTATTTTCGGAGAGTTACCGGTGTATGTAACGGCTCGCTTATATGCTTTTGGGTATATGATGGGTGGTTTATTCAGTATATATACCATGAGAAGAAAGACGAAAATGAATATGAATATGAAAGTCGTAATTCATAAAGCGTTATTTTGGCAATTAACTCCCTTTATTATTAGCGGTTTTTTAATAATGAGTACGCCACAATTAGCGCCTATCTTGCTTAACTATACATTACCATTAAGTATGGTAGGTGTTTTTGCAGTGGCGTACCGGATGCCGGCAGCTTTATATCAAGTACCAGGGGTGATTGCAGGTGCATTTTTTCCAGTGCTCTTTAAGCATTATAACCAGAATAATATAGAAGAGCATACGAAATTAAATTTACTTCAAATTAAATCAATGGCGATTGTAGGAATATCTATGACGATCGGTTTATATCATTTAGCACCATACTTTATTTCTATATTTTTTCATGAAGAATGGAGCAATGCAGTAGAACCACTCCAAATATTATCATTTCTTATTGTGCTACAAAGTTTAAATATTGCCATTGCTGACGGTTTAACGACGAGTGGATGTCAAAATAAGAGGACTGTTGTGCAGTGTGTAGCATTGGTGATAGGTGGGGTTATGCTTTATAGCTTTAGTAGTATTGGTGGAGTGATAGGAGCGGCATATGCTATGGTTTTATTTGAAATCGTCGCTTTAGTGGGATACATAGCGGTAAGTGTAGTGAAGAAAAAAATTGTATTCCAAATTGTAATACCGTATACAATTTATTTTGGTGTAACCTTTATTGGAGTGCAATATATATTGCATACATATCATTTAATTGCGCTTGTTCTTAATATACTAATCGTAGTAGCTGCCATATTCCTATATGATTATGAGCTGAAAAAACTTCTTCTTTCTTTTATAAGAAAAATACGCAAAAAGGATTATATTACGAAACAGGGGATATAG